The Mercurialis annua linkage group LG2, ddMerAnnu1.2, whole genome shotgun sequence genome contains a region encoding:
- the LOC126667965 gene encoding oligouridylate-binding protein 1-like isoform X1 has translation MMQHHHRLKQQAMMQYPHPALLAAPQIEPILSGNLPPGFDPATCRSVYVGNIHPQVTEPLLQEVFSNTGPIEGCKLIRKEKSSYGFVDYFDRRSAALSIVTLNGRQLFGQPIKVNWAYASSQREDTSGHFNIFVGDLSPEVTDATLYASFASYPSCSDARVMWDQKTGRSRGFGFVSFRNQQDAQSAINDLNGKWIGSRQIRCNWAAKGATSNDDKQSSDAKSVVELTNGTSEDGQESNDDAPENNPQYTTVYVGNLAPEITSVELHRHFHSLGAGTIEDVRVQRDKGFGFIRYSTHAEAAHAIQIGNARILYGKPMKCSWGSKPTPPGTSSGPLPPPPAVLMPGLSMPGVSAAELVAYERQMALSKIAGAQALMLPQNQHALKQAVMGMGAVGASQAIYDGGFQNVASTQHLMYYQ, from the exons ATGATGCAGCATCATCATCGACTTAAACAACAAGCCATGATGCAGTACCCTCACCCCGCTCTCCTTGCTGCTCCTCAG ATAGAGCCTATCTTGAGTGGAAATCTGCCTCCTGGCTTTGATCCGGCTACATGTCGCAGTGT GTATGTTGGAAACATCCACCCTCAGGTTACAGAACCTCTGCTTCAAGAGGTTTTTTCGAACACTGGACCCATTGAAGGATGCAAGCTGATTAGGAAAGAAAAg TCATCCTATGGTTTTGTTGATTACTTTGACCGTCGATCAGCAGCTCTTTCTATTGTGACCCTTAACGGAAGGCAACT GTTTGGACAACCTATTAAGGTTAATTGGGCTTATGCTAGTAGTCAAAGAGAAGATACATCAG GCcatttcaatatttttgttGGTGATCTTAGCCCTGAAGTTACAGATGCTACACTGTATGCCAGTTTCGCTTCGTATCCCAGCTGCTC AGATGCAAGGGTTATGTGGGACCAGAAGACTGGACGATCAAGGGGTTTTGGGTTCGTTTCTTTCAGGAATCAGCAG GATGCTCAGAGTGCAATAAATGACTTAAATG GTAAGTGGATCGGAAGCCGACAAATCAGGTGTAACTGGGCTGCAAAAGGTGCTACCTCAAATGATGACAAGCAGAGTTCTGATGCCAAAAGTGTGGTAGAGTTAACAAATGGAACATCGG AAGACGGCCAAGAAAGCAATGATGATGCACCGGAAAACAATCCTCAATATACCACTGTTTATGTTGGCAATCTTGCTCCTGAG ATTACATCTGTGGAGCTTCATCGGCATTTCCATTCACTTGGTGCTGGGACTATTGAAGATGTGCGGGTCCAACGTGATAAAGGTTTTGGTTTTATAAGATACAGTACACATGCTGAAGCTGCTCATGCTATTCAGATAGGAAATGCTCGTATATTGTATGGGAAACCAATGAAG TGTTCATGGGGTAGCAAACCGACTCCACCAGGGACGAGCTCTGGCCCTCTTCCTCCACCACCTGCGGTGCTTATGCCAGGTCTATCAATGCCAGGTGTATCAGCTGCTGAGCTTGTAGCCTATGAGCGGCAGATGGCTTTAAGTAAGATTGCGGGTGCACAAGCTCTAATGCTTCCACAAAATCAACATGCTTTGAAGCAGGCAGTCATGGGAATGGGTGCAGTTGGTGCGAGTCAGGCGATATATGACGGTGGGTTCCAAAATGTTGCATCAACACAGCATCTTATGTACTATCAGTAG
- the LOC126667965 gene encoding oligouridylate-binding protein 1-like isoform X2, with protein MMQHHHRLKQQAMMQYPHPALLAAPQIEPILSGNLPPGFDPATCRSVYVGNIHPQVTEPLLQEVFSNTGPIEGCKLIRKEKSSYGFVDYFDRRSAALSIVTLNGRQLFGQPIKVNWAYASSQREDTSGHFNIFVGDLSPEVTDATLYASFASYPSCSDARVMWDQKTGRSRGFGFVSFRNQQDAQSAINDLNGKWIGSRQIRCNWAAKGATSNDDKQSSDAKSVVELTNGTSDGQESNDDAPENNPQYTTVYVGNLAPEITSVELHRHFHSLGAGTIEDVRVQRDKGFGFIRYSTHAEAAHAIQIGNARILYGKPMKCSWGSKPTPPGTSSGPLPPPPAVLMPGLSMPGVSAAELVAYERQMALSKIAGAQALMLPQNQHALKQAVMGMGAVGASQAIYDGGFQNVASTQHLMYYQ; from the exons ATGATGCAGCATCATCATCGACTTAAACAACAAGCCATGATGCAGTACCCTCACCCCGCTCTCCTTGCTGCTCCTCAG ATAGAGCCTATCTTGAGTGGAAATCTGCCTCCTGGCTTTGATCCGGCTACATGTCGCAGTGT GTATGTTGGAAACATCCACCCTCAGGTTACAGAACCTCTGCTTCAAGAGGTTTTTTCGAACACTGGACCCATTGAAGGATGCAAGCTGATTAGGAAAGAAAAg TCATCCTATGGTTTTGTTGATTACTTTGACCGTCGATCAGCAGCTCTTTCTATTGTGACCCTTAACGGAAGGCAACT GTTTGGACAACCTATTAAGGTTAATTGGGCTTATGCTAGTAGTCAAAGAGAAGATACATCAG GCcatttcaatatttttgttGGTGATCTTAGCCCTGAAGTTACAGATGCTACACTGTATGCCAGTTTCGCTTCGTATCCCAGCTGCTC AGATGCAAGGGTTATGTGGGACCAGAAGACTGGACGATCAAGGGGTTTTGGGTTCGTTTCTTTCAGGAATCAGCAG GATGCTCAGAGTGCAATAAATGACTTAAATG GTAAGTGGATCGGAAGCCGACAAATCAGGTGTAACTGGGCTGCAAAAGGTGCTACCTCAAATGATGACAAGCAGAGTTCTGATGCCAAAAGTGTGGTAGAGTTAACAAATGGAACATCGG ACGGCCAAGAAAGCAATGATGATGCACCGGAAAACAATCCTCAATATACCACTGTTTATGTTGGCAATCTTGCTCCTGAG ATTACATCTGTGGAGCTTCATCGGCATTTCCATTCACTTGGTGCTGGGACTATTGAAGATGTGCGGGTCCAACGTGATAAAGGTTTTGGTTTTATAAGATACAGTACACATGCTGAAGCTGCTCATGCTATTCAGATAGGAAATGCTCGTATATTGTATGGGAAACCAATGAAG TGTTCATGGGGTAGCAAACCGACTCCACCAGGGACGAGCTCTGGCCCTCTTCCTCCACCACCTGCGGTGCTTATGCCAGGTCTATCAATGCCAGGTGTATCAGCTGCTGAGCTTGTAGCCTATGAGCGGCAGATGGCTTTAAGTAAGATTGCGGGTGCACAAGCTCTAATGCTTCCACAAAATCAACATGCTTTGAAGCAGGCAGTCATGGGAATGGGTGCAGTTGGTGCGAGTCAGGCGATATATGACGGTGGGTTCCAAAATGTTGCATCAACACAGCATCTTATGTACTATCAGTAG